The following proteins are co-located in the bacterium genome:
- a CDS encoding nucleotidyl transferase AbiEii/AbiGii toxin family protein, which translates to MEELIQQEKFEIEVLEYLNSKKYLDKMIFVGETMLRLCYGLNRFSVDLDFWIIKKIKFDKFFLDLKNFLEEKYIIKDCANKFSTILFEISSSEYHRNLKIEIRKEIKKIKYEKAIAFSKFSNIQVLLNSIDLNDMMKFKIESFLSRKEIRDCFDIEFLFKRGIPINLNVKQAKLLLKEIEKLKENDYKIKLGSIIEREVRNYYLKKNFYILKMELMKILIT; encoded by the coding sequence ATGGAAGAGTTAATACAGCAAGAAAAATTTGAAATAGAAGTACTTGAATATCTGAATAGTAAAAAGTATTTAGATAAAATGATATTTGTAGGTGAAACAATGTTAAGATTGTGTTATGGATTGAATAGATTTTCAGTTGATCTTGATTTCTGGATAATTAAAAAAATAAAATTTGATAAATTTTTTTTGGACTTGAAAAATTTTCTAGAAGAAAAATATATTATTAAAGATTGTGCCAATAAATTCTCCACAATTCTTTTTGAAATTAGTTCTTCCGAATATCATAGAAATTTAAAAATTGAAATTAGAAAAGAAATTAAAAAAATTAAATATGAAAAAGCAATTGCATTTTCAAAATTTTCTAATATTCAGGTTCTTCTAAATTCAATAGACCTCAATGATATGATGAAATTTAAAATAGAAAGTTTTTTAAGCAGGAAAGAAATAAGAGATTGTTTTGATATAGAATTTCTTTTTAAGAGAGGAATTCCAATTAACTTAAATGTAAAGCAAGCAAAATTACTTCTAAAAGAAATAGAAAAATTGAAAGAAAATGATTATAAAATAAAACTTGGGTCGATTATTGAAAGAGAGGTAAGAAATTATTATTTGAAAAAAAATTTTTATATTTTAAAGATGGAATTGATGAAAATCCTTATTACTTAA
- a CDS encoding type IV toxin-antitoxin system AbiEi family antitoxin domain-containing protein: MKYIKIRELKEKIYFTTNEIAEYLGIKKESARVLCSRYSKKGLIIRLKRDLYILREKWETLSIEEYFNIANIFQVPSYISLMTGLYYHQITTQVQRRFYESISLKRSICFSIEQTEFHYYKINRKFYFGFFKKDKIFIAEKEKAFVDILYLTSLGKYKFDVSSVDLRKLKKNKIEKILKIYPEKTNKIFIKIWKS, encoded by the coding sequence ATGAAATATATAAAGATTAGAGAACTTAAAGAAAAAATTTATTTTACAACAAACGAAATCGCTGAATATCTTGGAATAAAAAAAGAATCGGCAAGAGTTCTTTGTTCAAGATATTCTAAAAAGGGACTAATTATAAGATTGAAAAGGGATTTATACATTTTAAGAGAAAAATGGGAAACTCTTTCTATTGAAGAATATTTTAATATTGCAAATATATTCCAAGTTCCATCTTATATTTCTTTAATGACTGGTTTATATTATCATCAGATAACTACACAGGTCCAAAGAAGGTTTTATGAAAGTATATCTTTGAAGAGAAGTATATGTTTTAGTATAGAGCAAACTGAATTTCATTATTACAAGATAAACCGAAAATTTTATTTTGGATTTTTTAAAAAAGATAAAATTTTTATTGCAGAAAAAGAAAAGGCATTTGTTGATATTCTTTACCTTACTTCTCTTGGAAAATATAAGTTTGATGTTTCATCAGTCGATTTAAGAAAACTTAAAAAAAATAAAATTGAAAAAATTCTTAAAATATATCCAGAAAAAACAAATAAAATATTTATAAAAATATGGAAGAGTTAA
- a CDS encoding glycosyltransferase → MKKICYVIGTLKVGGAEKQLYYLVKNLDKTMFSPVVIALRGGILEYDFKEICSLKIVGKRWKIDPLFFLKLVPILKKEKVDILHTFMFTANTWGRLAGIICKIPVKIVSERSIDLWKKSYHFLIDKILGKFTDKIICVSEEVRNHYLKKTKLPSDKFIVIENGVNLQEIEKVKEKKEIKEEFGIQDDDFVILTGGRLCKEKSIDFFLSIVPELKKQMTKLKILIVGEGEEKENLFNITKYLKLEDNVIFTDYRRDILSIIKISDLVVLTSKWEGMPNLILEGMALKKAVISTNVGGCKEIIQNNVNGFLIEYGDKKHLIEKILFLYKNSGEREKMGESGYKIVKEKFDLIVKIKEYEKIYSSFKIGKN, encoded by the coding sequence ATGAAAAAAATATGTTATGTTATAGGAACTCTGAAAGTTGGAGGAGCAGAAAAACAACTTTATTACCTTGTTAAGAATCTTGATAAAACTATGTTTTCTCCTGTTGTTATTGCTTTAAGAGGAGGAATTTTAGAATATGATTTTAAAGAAATATGTTCATTAAAAATTGTTGGTAAAAGGTGGAAAATAGACCCCCTTTTCTTTTTAAAACTTGTGCCTATTTTGAAAAAAGAAAAAGTAGATATTTTACACACTTTTATGTTCACTGCAAATACATGGGGGCGCCTTGCTGGAATTATTTGTAAAATCCCTGTTAAAATTGTTTCTGAAAGAAGTATTGACCTATGGAAAAAGAGTTATCATTTTTTAATTGATAAAATACTTGGAAAATTTACAGATAAAATTATATGCGTTTCAGAAGAAGTGAGAAATCATTATTTAAAGAAAACAAAATTACCTTCTGATAAGTTTATTGTAATTGAAAATGGAGTGAACTTACAGGAGATAGAAAAAGTTAAAGAGAAAAAAGAAATTAAAGAAGAATTCGGAATACAAGATGATGATTTTGTTATTCTTACAGGAGGAAGATTATGTAAGGAAAAGTCAATTGATTTTTTTCTTTCTATTGTTCCTGAATTAAAAAAGCAAATGACTAAATTAAAAATTTTAATAGTAGGGGAGGGTGAAGAAAAAGAGAACCTTTTTAATATAACTAAATATTTGAAACTTGAGGATAATGTTATTTTTACAGATTATAGAAGGGATATTTTAAGTATTATTAAAATTTCTGATTTAGTAGTTTTAACTTCAAAATGGGAAGGTATGCCAAATTTAATACTTGAAGGTATGGCATTAAAAAAGGCAGTTATTTCAACAAATGTAGGTGGATGTAAAGAAATAATCCAAAATAATGTAAATGGTTTTCTTATTGAATATGGAGATAAAAAACACTTGATTGAAAAGATATTATTTCTTTATAAAAATTCAGGTGAAAGAGAAAAAATGGGAGAATCTGGTTATAAAATCGTAAAAGAAAAATTTGATTTAATTGTGAAAATAAAAGAGTATGAGAAAATATATTCAAGTTTTAAAATAGGGAAAAATTAA